The following proteins come from a genomic window of Iamia sp. SCSIO 61187:
- a CDS encoding TIM-barrel domain-containing protein has protein sequence MRTLDTWKGNKTARPVGFDAQTGFVHEWEEQLLEPGLLCRDGWVVVDESDTVVLDASEDPGAQSRCWPVPRPPGERRDLYLFAYGDDHASALAAGAQLFGSQPLPPRYAFGYWYSRYYPYTDRELLELAEQLDRNDVPVDVLVIDMDWHRVGWTGYSWDRDLFPDPTETLERLHERRLRVALNLHPADGVGRHEDAFAAMCDAVGLDPQTVDRVPFDVTDPRFVDAYFRLLHHPEEDRGVDFWWMDWQQGAESSIPGLDPLAWLNRLHWDDQAQRRPDRRPLIFSRWGGLGAGRYPIGFSGDTHAAWESLAFQPEFTATAANVLYGYWSHDIGGHFGSAPDPELYTRWIQFGAHSPILRTHGALGPDQERRLWEFPNPYRTVMIDAVRRRYELVPYIYGECRRGVDTGLSLVRPMYHEHPEATAAYEATDQYQLGDQMVVAPVVRPTDDDDMAAVRVWLPKGEWFDVAHGVRFDIDDDEGRWLERRYLLAEVPVFVRAGTVLPGQRGVRRLDAASYPNLVVTAYPGPAGQHTFYEDDGVTTGYESGRAVSVALNHRSTTSRRTVRIGAALGTYRGWLRRRPVEIRFVGEAPPRSVCVDGEVVPWAPRPLDGHWRYDAASTAVVVSLPRVDLRQGVLVAVERSTARHRAEAEALIDGYPGLARRIDLISERTRTLLQEDNRQIVTLSQTVDRIERDPWTLTSELGELRNRFDGLDALLERYLQVWTELQSLNPGDPPVATSTLAAARRLLTTTRDQFGGAPSTGDSRTP, from the coding sequence GAGATCTCTACCTGTTCGCCTATGGCGACGACCACGCCTCCGCCCTCGCGGCGGGGGCTCAGCTTTTCGGTTCCCAGCCGCTGCCGCCCCGCTACGCGTTCGGCTACTGGTACAGCCGGTACTACCCCTACACCGACCGGGAGCTCCTGGAGCTCGCGGAGCAGCTCGACCGGAACGACGTGCCCGTCGACGTCCTCGTCATCGACATGGACTGGCACCGGGTCGGGTGGACCGGGTACTCGTGGGACCGGGACCTGTTCCCTGATCCGACCGAGACGCTCGAGCGGCTCCACGAGCGCCGGCTTCGCGTCGCGCTGAACCTCCACCCTGCGGATGGCGTCGGCCGCCACGAGGACGCATTCGCGGCGATGTGCGACGCCGTTGGCCTCGATCCCCAGACCGTCGATCGCGTCCCGTTCGACGTCACCGACCCGCGGTTCGTCGACGCCTACTTCCGGCTCCTCCACCACCCGGAGGAGGACCGCGGCGTGGACTTCTGGTGGATGGACTGGCAACAAGGCGCGGAGTCCTCGATCCCTGGGCTGGATCCGCTGGCGTGGCTCAACCGCCTGCACTGGGACGACCAGGCGCAGCGCCGACCCGACCGCCGGCCGCTCATCTTCAGCCGCTGGGGAGGCCTCGGCGCCGGGCGCTACCCGATCGGCTTCTCCGGCGACACCCACGCAGCGTGGGAATCGCTCGCCTTCCAACCCGAGTTCACGGCCACGGCCGCCAACGTCCTCTACGGGTACTGGAGTCACGACATCGGCGGCCACTTCGGATCTGCGCCCGACCCTGAGCTCTACACCCGGTGGATCCAGTTCGGCGCGCACTCGCCCATCCTCCGCACCCACGGCGCGCTCGGCCCCGACCAGGAACGTCGGCTCTGGGAGTTCCCCAACCCGTACCGCACGGTGATGATCGATGCCGTCCGCCGCCGGTACGAGCTGGTCCCGTACATCTACGGCGAGTGCCGGCGCGGCGTCGACACCGGCCTGTCGCTCGTGCGACCGATGTACCACGAGCACCCCGAGGCGACCGCCGCCTACGAAGCGACCGACCAGTACCAGCTGGGTGACCAGATGGTGGTCGCCCCTGTCGTGCGGCCGACGGACGACGACGACATGGCAGCGGTGCGGGTGTGGCTCCCCAAGGGCGAGTGGTTCGATGTGGCCCACGGCGTCCGGTTCGACATCGACGACGACGAGGGACGCTGGCTCGAACGTCGCTACCTGCTGGCGGAGGTGCCGGTGTTCGTGCGAGCGGGCACGGTGCTCCCCGGTCAGCGCGGCGTGCGCCGCCTCGATGCCGCCTCCTACCCCAACCTCGTCGTCACCGCCTATCCCGGTCCCGCCGGCCAGCACACCTTCTACGAGGACGATGGCGTGACCACCGGCTACGAGAGCGGGCGGGCTGTCTCGGTCGCGCTGAACCATCGCTCGACCACCTCGCGGCGCACCGTGCGCATCGGTGCCGCTCTGGGAACCTACCGGGGGTGGCTGCGCCGGAGGCCCGTCGAGATCCGCTTCGTCGGCGAGGCTCCCCCGCGTTCGGTGTGCGTCGACGGCGAGGTGGTCCCGTGGGCGCCTCGGCCCCTCGACGGCCACTGGCGGTACGACGCGGCCAGCACCGCGGTGGTCGTGTCGCTGCCTCGGGTCGACCTTCGCCAGGGCGTTCTCGTCGCCGTCGAGCGCAGCACCGCGCGGCACCGAGCCGAGGCCGAGGCGCTCATCGACGGCTACCCGGGACTGGCCCGGCGGATCGACCTCATCAGTGAGCGGACCCGGACCCTGCTCCAAGAGGACAACCGCCAGATCGTCACGCTCTCCCAGACGGTCGACCGGATCGAACGGGACCCGTGGACGCTCACGTCGGAGCTCGGCGAGCTGCGGAACCGGTTCGACGGCCTGGACGCCCTGCTCGAGCGCTACCTCCAGGTCTGGACAGAACTTCAATCGCTCAACCCGGGGGATCCCCCGGTCGCCACGTCGACCCTCGCAGCAGCCCGCCGACTCCTCACCACCACACGGGACCAGTTCGGCGGAGCACCGTCGACAGGCGACTCGCGGACGCCATGA